A part of Streptomyces sp. NBC_01235 genomic DNA contains:
- a CDS encoding Fur family transcriptional regulator gives MVNTGSTDWKSDLRQRGYRLTPQRQLVLEAVDTLEHATPDDILVEVRKTASGVNISTVYRTLELLEELGLVSHAHLGHGAPTYHLADRHHHLHLVCRDCQNVIEADVQVAAEFTAKLRGTFGFETDMKHFAIFGRCKDCALKDSTAKGSITES, from the coding sequence GTGGTGAACACTGGAAGCACCGACTGGAAGAGCGATCTGCGGCAGCGTGGCTACCGGCTGACCCCGCAGCGGCAACTCGTGCTCGAAGCCGTGGACACCCTGGAGCACGCGACCCCCGACGACATCCTCGTGGAAGTGAGGAAGACGGCGTCGGGCGTCAATATCTCGACCGTGTACCGGACCCTGGAGCTCCTCGAGGAGCTCGGGCTGGTCAGCCATGCCCATCTGGGACACGGGGCGCCGACGTACCACCTCGCCGACCGGCACCACCACCTCCATCTGGTCTGCCGGGACTGCCAGAACGTCATCGAGGCGGACGTCCAGGTGGCCGCCGAGTTCACGGCCAAGCTGCGCGGGACGTTCGGCTTCGAGACGGACATGAAGCACTTCGCGATCTTCGGCCGCTGCAAGGACTGCGCGCTCAAGGATTCGACGGCCAAGGGTTCAATTACCGAGTCGTAG
- a CDS encoding FABP family protein translates to MIEIPSDLHKDLVPLAFLLGTWAGAGVHDFPGSEKCNFGQEVTFGHDGRDFLEYHSYTWVLDNDGNKVRPLESESGFWRIDADRKVEVTMVRNDGVVEVWYGDLADKKPQIDLVTDAVARTAASGPYTGGKRLYGYVKSDLMWVGEKQTPEVELRPYMSAHLKKVVTPEDVERWAKALPDDMPDDGIAFFK, encoded by the coding sequence ATGATCGAGATTCCGTCCGACCTCCACAAGGACCTCGTCCCCCTCGCCTTCCTGCTGGGCACCTGGGCGGGCGCGGGCGTGCACGACTTCCCCGGTTCGGAGAAGTGCAACTTCGGGCAGGAGGTCACCTTCGGTCACGACGGCCGGGACTTCCTGGAGTACCACTCCTACACCTGGGTTCTGGACAACGACGGCAACAAGGTCCGGCCCCTGGAGTCGGAGTCCGGCTTCTGGCGCATCGACGCCGACCGCAAGGTCGAGGTGACCATGGTCCGCAACGACGGCGTGGTCGAGGTCTGGTACGGCGATCTGGCCGACAAGAAGCCGCAGATCGACCTGGTCACGGACGCGGTGGCCCGCACCGCCGCCTCCGGCCCCTACACCGGCGGCAAGCGTCTGTACGGCTACGTCAAGAGCGACCTCATGTGGGTCGGCGAGAAGCAGACCCCCGAGGTCGAGCTGCGCCCCTACATGTCGGCCCACCTGAAGAAGGTCGTCACCCCGGAGGACGTCGAACGCTGGGCGAAGGCCCTCCCGGACGACATGCCGGACGACGGGATCGCCTTCTTCAAGTGA
- a CDS encoding RsiG family protein, whose translation MSTPSTGRPATHRPPTQRSDSPVLPAEPPEHDLARLSLPELRTLRRDAQRDEADLSYVRRLLQGRIDILRAELARRSPAGAASVVDRLPEILTDAPARHRSSARHVTLGTPQSEEYRRLAADMLADVELSDLDARTDLELHEAMARLIRYEQQVSSRRQHLQRTADESGVEISRRYREGEAQVEDLLV comes from the coding sequence ATGAGCACACCGAGTACCGGGCGGCCCGCTACACACCGGCCGCCGACACAGCGCAGCGACAGCCCCGTGCTGCCCGCGGAACCACCGGAGCACGACCTGGCCCGGCTGAGCCTGCCCGAACTGCGCACCCTGCGCCGGGACGCCCAGCGCGACGAGGCCGACCTGAGCTACGTACGACGGCTGCTCCAGGGCCGTATCGACATCCTGCGCGCGGAGCTGGCCAGGCGGTCCCCGGCGGGCGCGGCCTCGGTGGTCGACCGGCTGCCGGAGATCCTCACCGACGCCCCGGCCCGCCACCGCTCCTCGGCCCGCCACGTCACGCTGGGCACCCCGCAGAGCGAGGAGTACCGCCGGCTGGCCGCCGACATGCTCGCCGACGTCGAACTCTCCGACCTCGACGCCCGCACCGACCTCGAGCTCCACGAGGCGATGGCCCGCCTGATCCGCTACGAACAGCAGGTCTCCAGCCGACGCCAGCACCTCCAGCGAACGGCCGACGAGTCGGGCGTGGAGATCAGCAGGCGGTACCGGGAGGGTGAGGCACAGGTGGAGGACCTGCTGGTGTGA
- the dtd gene encoding D-aminoacyl-tRNA deacylase, with protein MRAVVQRVDGASVVVDGETVGEISGEGLCVLVGVTHEDTKEKAAQLARKLWSVRMLHDERSCSDIDAPLLVISQFTLYGDARKGRRPTWNAAAPGDVAEPLVDEVVAQLRALGATVATGRFGAQMRVSLTNDGPFTVLIEM; from the coding sequence ATGCGAGCGGTGGTGCAGAGAGTGGACGGCGCGAGCGTCGTCGTGGACGGCGAGACGGTCGGGGAGATCAGCGGCGAGGGCCTGTGCGTCCTGGTCGGGGTCACCCACGAGGACACCAAGGAGAAGGCGGCCCAGCTCGCCCGCAAGCTCTGGTCCGTCCGCATGCTGCACGACGAGAGGTCGTGCAGCGACATCGACGCCCCGCTGCTGGTCATCAGCCAGTTCACGCTCTACGGGGACGCCCGCAAGGGCCGCCGCCCCACCTGGAACGCGGCCGCCCCCGGCGATGTCGCCGAGCCCCTCGTCGACGAGGTCGTCGCCCAGCTGCGCGCCCTGGGCGCGACGGTGGCGACGGGCCGGTTCGGCGCGCAGATGCGCGTGTCACTGACGAACGACGGCCCGTTCACCGTCCTGATCGAGATGTAG
- a CDS encoding winged helix-turn-helix domain-containing protein has product MDAQQSGDGGGREFHRVADELRARMTDGTYPLHAFLPSQRDLAEEFGVSRDTVQRVLRELVNEGWIESRQGSGSRVVKTQRIQSSTPRATRQRHGTTLGPLLSEAFEQPEVTLDAYTLTSESLDAHIRLQAERILGGSIAPQRIGLRMILPSEDLHVPYPRVRDDKDDPRLRDRLHDITNRHTESLRGVLKALKTEKHVASVDVQIRHAPLTPAFKLYLFNSAEALLGPYEVIQRQIELESGEEITALDVLGLGATLTHHVKDADPNSSGTVFVDTWQAWFDSVWNLLAE; this is encoded by the coding sequence GTGGACGCTCAGCAGAGTGGTGACGGCGGCGGCCGGGAGTTCCACAGGGTCGCCGACGAACTGCGTGCCCGGATGACGGACGGCACGTATCCGCTGCACGCCTTCCTGCCGTCCCAGCGCGATCTGGCCGAGGAGTTCGGGGTCTCCCGGGACACGGTTCAGCGTGTGCTGCGGGAGCTGGTCAACGAGGGCTGGATCGAGTCCCGGCAGGGCAGCGGGTCCCGGGTGGTCAAGACGCAGCGGATCCAGTCGTCCACGCCCAGGGCGACCCGGCAGCGGCACGGGACGACGCTGGGGCCGCTGCTCAGTGAGGCCTTCGAGCAGCCCGAGGTCACCCTGGACGCGTACACGCTGACGTCCGAGTCCCTGGACGCGCACATCCGGCTGCAGGCCGAGCGGATCCTCGGGGGCTCCATCGCGCCGCAGCGCATCGGCCTGCGGATGATCCTGCCCTCCGAGGATCTGCACGTGCCCTATCCGAGGGTCCGGGACGACAAGGACGATCCGCGTCTGCGGGATCGCCTGCACGACATCACCAACCGGCACACGGAATCGCTGCGCGGGGTGCTGAAGGCCCTGAAGACCGAGAAACACGTGGCGTCCGTCGACGTCCAGATCCGGCACGCGCCGCTGACGCCCGCCTTCAAGCTCTACCTTTTCAACAGCGCGGAGGCGCTGCTCGGGCCGTACGAGGTGATCCAGCGGCAGATCGAGCTGGAGTCCGGCGAGGAGATCACCGCCCTCGACGTGCTCGGCCTCGGTGCCACGCTCACCCATCACGTGAAGGACGCGGACCCGAACTCGTCGGGAACCGTCTTCGTCGACACCTGGCAGGCGTGGTTCGACTCCGTGTGGAACCTTCTCGCCGAATAG
- a CDS encoding GntR family transcriptional regulator — protein MVVTQENVAVNGSRRLSPQQIADVLRERIREGDLKAGDRLPTQAELADEFGVERGAVRQALRVLQDDGLLTNVSKGSPPRIAQPPAPGRDEPQPTMVSLAPRLTAAFSAPHVRVDAACLTAESLLLALSEPLRLVHGGEARPRRIDVRILLPSRNITLAFPVPVDGRGEDDPVHQRWLSMRNAQGQVLRHNLQTLRSHGIEVSITFRALPFTPPMKLYLLNGQEALIAYYTIARREEATETGTLDMYDVLGTESLLFSFEKAAGQRDAAFVEESQKWFDALWETITTDLTLS, from the coding sequence TTGGTCGTGACCCAGGAGAACGTGGCAGTGAACGGCAGCAGAAGGCTTTCGCCCCAGCAGATCGCCGATGTCCTGCGCGAACGCATCCGCGAAGGGGATCTCAAGGCCGGTGACCGCCTGCCCACCCAGGCCGAGCTCGCCGACGAGTTCGGGGTGGAGCGCGGCGCCGTACGCCAGGCCCTGCGGGTACTGCAGGACGACGGTCTCCTCACCAACGTGAGCAAGGGCAGCCCGCCCCGGATCGCGCAGCCGCCGGCCCCGGGCCGTGACGAGCCCCAGCCCACGATGGTCAGCCTGGCCCCCCGGCTGACCGCGGCCTTCTCCGCACCGCACGTCCGCGTCGACGCGGCCTGTCTCACCGCCGAGAGCCTGCTCCTGGCCCTGAGCGAGCCCCTGCGCCTGGTCCATGGAGGCGAGGCCCGCCCCCGGAGGATCGACGTCCGCATCCTGCTGCCGTCCCGGAACATCACCCTCGCCTTCCCGGTCCCGGTCGACGGCCGCGGCGAGGACGACCCCGTGCACCAGCGCTGGCTGTCGATGCGCAACGCCCAGGGACAGGTGCTGCGCCACAACCTCCAGACCCTGCGCTCGCACGGCATCGAGGTCAGCATCACCTTCCGCGCGCTGCCGTTCACCCCGCCGATGAAGCTGTACCTCCTCAACGGCCAGGAGGCGCTGATCGCGTACTACACGATCGCGCGCCGGGAGGAGGCCACCGAGACCGGAACCCTCGACATGTACGACGTGCTGGGCACCGAGTCCCTCCTCTTCTCCTTCGAGAAGGCGGCCGGTCAGCGCGACGCCGCGTTCGTGGAGGAATCCCAGAAGTGGTTCGACGCCCTCTGGGAAACCATCACGACGGACCTGACACTCTCCTAG
- a CDS encoding HAD family hydrolase, with amino-acid sequence MTSDTQQTQQVPPATEAEAADLREVIRRARVVLWDFDGPICRLFAGHSAEGVAEGLVKWLEGRGLHGLLTESERESLDPHVVLRAVDRRHQGSDLVTELEERLTQEELRATSTAMPTAYADPLIRTLTAHGRRLAITTNNSPRVVDTYLDSRGLTSCFAPHVYGRTQQLRHLKPHPHCLNRALRAMGSAPGTALMIGDTPSDFLAAREAGVPFLGYARNERKEKVLRGAGATRVVNSLELVLNSVRQL; translated from the coding sequence GTGACTTCTGATACGCAGCAGACTCAACAGGTGCCCCCCGCCACCGAGGCCGAGGCGGCGGATCTGCGGGAAGTGATCAGGCGGGCGCGGGTCGTCCTGTGGGACTTCGACGGGCCGATCTGCCGCCTCTTCGCCGGTCACTCGGCGGAAGGGGTGGCGGAGGGACTGGTGAAGTGGCTCGAAGGGCGGGGCCTGCACGGCCTGCTGACGGAGTCCGAGCGGGAGTCGCTGGACCCGCACGTCGTGCTGCGCGCCGTGGACCGCCGGCACCAGGGCAGCGACCTGGTCACGGAGCTGGAGGAACGTCTCACCCAGGAGGAACTGAGGGCCACCTCCACGGCGATGCCCACGGCCTACGCCGACCCCCTGATACGCACGCTGACAGCCCATGGCCGGCGCCTGGCGATCACCACGAACAACTCGCCCCGCGTGGTCGACACCTACCTCGACTCCCGCGGCCTCACCTCCTGCTTCGCCCCCCACGTCTACGGCCGCACGCAGCAGCTGCGCCATCTCAAGCCCCACCCGCACTGCCTGAACCGCGCCCTGCGCGCCATGGGCTCGGCGCCCGGCACCGCCCTGATGATCGGCGACACCCCCTCGGACTTCCTGGCCGCCCGGGAAGCGGGTGTTCCGTTCCTGGGCTACGCGCGTAACGAGCGCAAGGAGAAGGTGCTCAGGGGCGCGGGCGCGACGCGGGTCGTGAACTCGCTGGAGCTGGTGCTGAATTCGGTCAGACAGCTTTGA
- the ygfZ gene encoding CAF17-like 4Fe-4S cluster assembly/insertion protein YgfZ, translating into MKSPLLSLPGAVPAEGVDEGVAGHYGDLFREQRALADGTGFVDLSHRGVVAVSGEDRLSWLHLLLTQHVTDLPVGQATEALILSAHGHIEHALYLVDDGETVWAHVEPGTQEALIAYLESMKFFYRVEVADRTADTAVVHLPAGSIAPVPPGVVVRETAYGRDLFLPRVDLESYAAQAGPPVGILAHEALRVEHHRPRLGFETDHRTIPHELGWIGTAVHLQKGCYRGQETVARVQNLGKPPRRLVFLHLDGSEVHLPAAGTELRVAGEDPDGRKIGFITTSARHYELGPVALALVKRNVPVDAPLVAGTTAAAQEVVVEP; encoded by the coding sequence ATGAAGAGCCCTCTGCTGTCCCTGCCCGGCGCCGTCCCCGCCGAGGGTGTGGACGAAGGCGTCGCCGGTCACTACGGCGACCTGTTCCGCGAGCAGCGTGCCCTCGCCGACGGCACCGGTTTCGTCGACCTCTCGCACCGCGGAGTCGTCGCCGTCTCCGGCGAGGACCGGCTGAGCTGGCTGCACCTGCTGCTCACCCAGCACGTCACCGACCTCCCCGTCGGCCAGGCCACCGAGGCGCTGATCCTCTCCGCGCACGGCCACATCGAGCACGCGCTCTACCTGGTGGACGACGGGGAGACGGTGTGGGCGCATGTCGAACCCGGCACCCAGGAGGCGCTGATCGCCTACCTGGAGTCGATGAAGTTCTTCTACCGGGTCGAGGTCGCCGACCGGACGGCGGACACCGCGGTCGTCCACCTCCCGGCGGGGTCGATCGCTCCCGTCCCGCCCGGTGTCGTCGTCCGCGAGACCGCGTACGGCCGCGACCTCTTCCTGCCCCGCGTCGACCTGGAGTCGTACGCCGCGCAGGCCGGTCCGCCGGTCGGGATCCTCGCCCACGAGGCCCTGCGCGTCGAGCACCACCGCCCGCGCCTCGGCTTCGAGACCGACCACCGCACCATCCCGCACGAGCTGGGCTGGATCGGCACGGCGGTCCATCTGCAGAAGGGCTGCTACCGGGGGCAGGAGACCGTCGCCCGGGTGCAGAACCTGGGCAAGCCGCCCCGCCGGCTCGTCTTCCTGCACCTCGACGGCAGCGAGGTCCACCTCCCGGCCGCCGGCACCGAACTCCGCGTCGCCGGCGAGGACCCCGACGGCCGCAAGATCGGCTTCATCACCACGTCCGCGCGCCACTACGAGCTAGGCCCGGTGGCCCTGGCCCTGGTGAAGCGCAACGTGCCGGTGGACGCGCCCCTGGTGGCGGGCACGACCGCGGCGGCCCAGGAAGTCGTCGTCGAACCCTAG
- a CDS encoding GNAT family N-acetyltransferase, whose protein sequence is MTDVRPITDAELPDWIRALNTGFLRPPTVTDQAVADRRTATADSRTSGAFDAGRCVATFRSFPQELTAVGGTPVPADAISNVSVVATHRRRGLLTRLMSEDLTAAKERGDVVATLIAAEYRIYGRYGFGPATTMTEWTIDVPRAGLDPRRPVPADGGRIDLADGEEVRKIGPELHERLRLAQPGAVSRDEHWWAANTGLLRLYDSSWTEPFYAVYRSADGAVEGLVSYEADDKWSDAKQPLNTASVNWLIAVTPAAERALWHYLCSIDWITRVKTGWRAPDDLVPLYLPDPRAARITTQADWLWVRVLDVVRALQARTYGAAGTLVLEVVDRAGPAGGRFLLDATPDGASCTPTTRGADLTLDVAELATLWLGDESAERLAALGRLREERAGAAREADALLRTSGRPWCPDMF, encoded by the coding sequence ATGACCGACGTACGCCCGATCACCGACGCCGAGCTCCCCGACTGGATACGCGCCCTCAACACGGGCTTCCTGCGCCCGCCCACCGTCACCGACCAGGCGGTCGCCGACCGCCGCACCGCCACCGCGGACTCCCGCACCTCGGGCGCCTTCGACGCGGGCAGGTGCGTGGCGACGTTCCGCTCTTTCCCCCAGGAGCTCACGGCGGTGGGCGGCACCCCTGTCCCCGCCGACGCCATCTCCAACGTCTCCGTCGTCGCCACCCACCGCCGCCGCGGCCTCCTCACCCGTCTGATGAGCGAGGACCTGACGGCCGCGAAGGAACGCGGGGACGTCGTCGCCACCCTGATCGCCGCCGAGTACCGGATCTACGGGCGGTACGGCTTCGGCCCGGCCACCACGATGACCGAGTGGACGATCGACGTGCCGCGGGCCGGCCTCGACCCGCGCCGGCCGGTCCCGGCGGACGGCGGCCGTATCGACCTCGCCGACGGTGAGGAGGTCCGCAAGATCGGCCCCGAGCTGCACGAGCGGCTGCGCCTCGCCCAGCCCGGCGCGGTCAGCCGGGACGAGCACTGGTGGGCGGCGAACACCGGGCTGCTGCGGCTGTACGACAGCTCCTGGACCGAGCCGTTCTACGCGGTGTACCGCTCGGCGGACGGCGCGGTGGAGGGCCTGGTCTCGTACGAGGCGGACGACAAGTGGAGCGACGCCAAGCAGCCGCTGAACACGGCGTCCGTGAACTGGCTGATCGCGGTGACCCCGGCCGCGGAGCGCGCCCTGTGGCACTACCTGTGCTCCATCGACTGGATCACGCGGGTGAAGACCGGCTGGCGTGCCCCCGACGACCTGGTTCCCCTCTATCTGCCGGACCCGCGCGCGGCGCGCATCACCACGCAGGCGGACTGGCTGTGGGTGCGCGTCCTGGACGTCGTACGGGCTCTTCAGGCGCGTACGTACGGCGCGGCGGGCACGTTGGTCCTGGAGGTGGTGGACCGGGCCGGGCCGGCCGGAGGCCGCTTCCTGCTGGACGCGACCCCCGACGGCGCCTCCTGTACGCCGACCACCCGCGGTGCCGACCTCACCCTGGACGTCGCCGAGCTGGCGACGCTGTGGCTGGGCGACGAGTCGGCGGAGCGGCTGGCGGCGCTGGGCCGGCTCCGGGAAGAACGAGCGGGCGCCGCCCGAGAGGCCGACGCCCTGCTGCGTACGTCCGGGCGTCCTTGGTGCCCGGACATGTTCTGA
- a CDS encoding GntR family transcriptional regulator, with amino-acid sequence MEPENASVTARRGAERPQRSHREVADELRTRIRTGVLRPGQRMPTQAKLADEFGVERGAVRQALRILQSEQLLTNVSKGSPATVAARPGAAGPPVIPPAGPGAAPQPAMVGLPPRITEAFAAEHVEVDALCLTAVSLTAALGEPLRQIHAGQLKPAKIDVRVLLPSRDIDLAFPAPVDTSATGRLQRRWLAHRNAQGQVLRHNLLTLRSTHGINVHVTFRALPFTPPVKLYLLNGTEALFAYYTVKRGEQTIDQEHLEMYDAEGTRSVLFAFELGAGPRDTTFVQQSRLWFNALWETISSELVLTS; translated from the coding sequence GTGGAGCCGGAAAATGCCTCCGTCACTGCGCGGAGGGGGGCGGAGCGGCCGCAGCGGTCACACCGCGAGGTGGCCGACGAGCTGCGCACCCGGATCAGAACCGGGGTGCTGCGGCCGGGCCAGCGCATGCCCACGCAGGCCAAGCTGGCGGACGAGTTCGGCGTCGAGCGGGGTGCCGTACGCCAGGCGCTTCGCATTCTGCAGTCGGAACAGCTCCTCACCAACGTCTCGAAGGGAAGCCCGGCGACGGTCGCCGCGCGGCCGGGCGCGGCCGGCCCCCCGGTGATCCCCCCGGCGGGGCCCGGGGCGGCGCCGCAGCCCGCGATGGTCGGGCTTCCGCCCCGCATCACCGAGGCCTTCGCGGCCGAGCATGTCGAGGTCGACGCCCTGTGCCTGACGGCGGTCTCGCTGACCGCCGCGCTCGGCGAACCCCTGCGTCAGATCCACGCGGGGCAACTGAAACCGGCCAAGATCGACGTCCGTGTCCTGCTGCCGTCCCGGGACATCGACCTCGCCTTCCCGGCGCCGGTGGACACCTCGGCCACCGGGCGGCTGCAACGCCGCTGGCTGGCCCATCGCAACGCCCAGGGCCAGGTGCTGCGGCACAACCTGCTCACCCTGCGCTCCACGCACGGCATCAATGTGCACGTCACCTTCCGCGCGCTGCCCTTCACCCCGCCCGTCAAGCTGTATCTCCTCAACGGGACGGAAGCGCTGTTCGCCTACTACACGGTCAAGCGGGGCGAGCAGACGATCGACCAGGAGCACCTGGAGATGTACGACGCCGAGGGCACGCGGTCGGTGCTGTTCGCCTTTGAACTGGGCGCCGGGCCGCGTGACACGACGTTCGTGCAGCAGTCGCGCCTGTGGTTCAACGCGCTGTGGGAGACGATCAGTTCGGAGCTGGTGCTCACGAGCTGA
- a CDS encoding DsrE family protein produces the protein MAKKLVIKVTAGTDAPERCSQAFTVAAVAVASGVEVSLWLTGESAWFALPGRAAEFELPHAAPLPDLIDSILAGGRLTLCTQCAARRDITEKDVIEGVRIAGAQVFVQEALGDETQALVY, from the coding sequence ATGGCGAAGAAGCTCGTGATCAAGGTGACGGCGGGGACCGATGCCCCCGAGCGGTGCTCTCAGGCGTTCACGGTCGCGGCGGTGGCCGTGGCCAGCGGGGTCGAGGTCTCCCTGTGGCTGACCGGGGAGTCCGCGTGGTTCGCGCTGCCGGGCCGGGCCGCCGAGTTCGAGCTGCCGCACGCGGCCCCGCTGCCCGACCTGATCGACTCGATCCTCGCGGGCGGCCGGCTCACCCTGTGCACCCAGTGCGCGGCCCGCCGGGACATCACGGAGAAGGACGTCATCGAGGGCGTACGGATCGCCGGCGCACAGGTGTTCGTACAGGAGGCCCTGGGAGACGAGACGCAGGCGCTCGTCTACTGA
- a CDS encoding sulfurtransferase codes for MSRSDVLVDADWVEANLDNADIAIVEVDEDTSIYEKNHIRNAIRIDWTKDLQDPVRRDFVDQEGFEKLLSAKGIANDTLVILYGGNNNWFASYAYWYFKLYGHENVKLLDGGRKKWELDARELVEEVPERAETSYQAKPQDKSIRAFRDDVVAAIGSQNLVDVRSPDEFSGKLLAPAHLPQEQSQRPGHVPSARNIPWSKNANDDGTFKSDDELKELYADEQVDLAKDTIAYCRIGERSALTWFVLHELLGVENVKNYDGSWTEYGSLVGVPIELGANK; via the coding sequence ATGAGCCGCAGCGACGTCCTGGTCGACGCCGACTGGGTCGAGGCCAACCTCGACAACGCCGACATCGCCATCGTCGAGGTCGACGAGGACACGTCGATCTACGAGAAGAACCACATCCGGAACGCCATCCGGATCGACTGGACCAAGGACCTTCAGGACCCGGTCCGCCGTGACTTCGTCGACCAGGAGGGCTTCGAGAAGCTCCTGTCGGCGAAGGGCATCGCCAACGACACGCTGGTGATCCTCTACGGCGGCAACAACAACTGGTTCGCGTCCTACGCCTACTGGTACTTCAAGCTGTACGGCCACGAGAACGTCAAGCTTCTCGACGGTGGCCGCAAGAAGTGGGAGCTGGACGCCCGCGAGCTGGTCGAGGAGGTGCCGGAGCGCGCCGAGACCTCCTACCAGGCCAAGCCGCAGGACAAGTCCATCCGCGCCTTCCGCGACGACGTCGTGGCGGCCATCGGTTCGCAGAACCTGGTCGACGTCCGTTCGCCCGACGAGTTCAGCGGCAAGCTGCTCGCGCCGGCCCACCTCCCGCAGGAGCAGTCGCAGCGCCCGGGTCACGTCCCGTCCGCCCGCAACATCCCGTGGTCGAAGAACGCCAACGACGACGGCACCTTCAAGTCGGACGACGAGCTCAAGGAGCTCTACGCCGACGAGCAGGTCGACCTCGCCAAGGACACGATCGCCTACTGCCGCATCGGTGAGCGCTCGGCCCTGACCTGGTTCGTCCTGCACGAGCTGCTGGGCGTGGAGAACGTCAAGAACTACGACGGCTCCTGGACCGAGTACGGCTCCCTGGTCGGCGTCCCGATCGAGCTCGGCGCCAACAAGTAA
- a CDS encoding LmeA family phospholipid-binding protein, with protein sequence MRALRILLVVVVVLGGLFVLADRLAVNFAEGEAADKLKANEGLAATPDVSIKGFPFLTQVVGGSLDDVEVGIKDYQAATGTSGQTIRIDDLQADMRGVEFSGDYSSATASSATGTASITYAELLKTAKSEPTQVMQGVTANVVGLSDGGNGKIKVAVEATVLGTKLPQPVYVLSTVTVSGDTVRVHADSLPSFGGVRAAENEVRSITDFQQKIDDLPGGIQLDKVEAGKNGVEISVKGSNVKLAG encoded by the coding sequence ATGCGTGCGCTTCGAATACTGCTGGTCGTCGTCGTGGTCCTGGGCGGCCTCTTCGTGCTCGCGGACCGCCTCGCCGTGAACTTCGCGGAGGGCGAGGCGGCCGACAAGCTGAAGGCCAACGAGGGCCTCGCCGCCACCCCGGACGTCTCCATCAAGGGCTTCCCGTTCCTCACCCAGGTCGTCGGCGGCTCGCTGGACGACGTCGAGGTCGGCATCAAGGACTACCAGGCGGCGACCGGCACCAGCGGCCAGACGATCCGTATCGACGACCTCCAGGCGGACATGAGGGGCGTCGAGTTCTCCGGCGACTACAGCTCCGCCACCGCCTCCAGCGCCACCGGCACCGCGTCCATCACCTACGCCGAGCTGCTGAAGACGGCGAAGTCCGAGCCGACGCAGGTGATGCAGGGCGTCACCGCCAACGTCGTCGGGCTCTCCGACGGCGGCAACGGCAAGATCAAGGTCGCCGTCGAGGCCACCGTCCTCGGCACCAAGCTGCCGCAGCCCGTGTACGTCCTCAGCACGGTCACCGTCTCCGGCGACACCGTCCGGGTGCACGCCGACTCGCTGCCCAGCTTCGGCGGGGTCCGGGCGGCCGAGAACGAGGTGCGCTCGATCACCGACTTCCAGCAGAAGATCGACGACCTGCCCGGCGGGATCCAGCTCGACAAGGTCGAGGCGGGGAAGAACGGTGTGGAGATCTCGGTGAAGGGTTCGAACGTCAAGCTGGCCGGGTAG
- a CDS encoding putative leader peptide: protein MMQRQADLTKRRAVDLCRVAAMLCRLF, encoded by the coding sequence ATGATGCAGCGACAGGCGGATCTCACGAAGCGGCGGGCAGTAGACCTGTGCCGCGTCGCCGCCATGCTCTGTCGCCTCTTCTGA
- a CDS encoding DUF1416 domain-containing protein → MCGAKAGGPDASTIKPGETTIQGQVTRDGEPVTGYVRLLDSTGEFTAEVPTSATGQFRFYAAEGTWTVRALVPGATADRTVVAQQGGLAEVAIAV, encoded by the coding sequence ATGTGTGGAGCGAAGGCCGGCGGCCCGGACGCCTCGACGATCAAGCCCGGTGAGACCACGATCCAGGGTCAGGTGACCCGCGACGGCGAGCCGGTGACCGGCTACGTGCGCCTCCTCGACTCGACCGGCGAGTTCACGGCGGAGGTTCCGACCTCCGCGACGGGCCAGTTCCGCTTCTACGCGGCCGAGGGCACCTGGACCGTCCGCGCGCTCGTCCCCGGCGCCACCGCCGACCGCACGGTCGTGGCCCAGCAGGGCGGCCTCGCGGAGGTCGCGATCGCTGTCTGA
- a CDS encoding DUF3099 domain-containing protein, whose amino-acid sequence MYARRRHIYFAMMGTCIGLFVLAWGVVRIWSMPVAVGMCVVAMVIPPLAAMVANRRGPEDRWWDDPSGDPKSDEWWDELDGKKRRQ is encoded by the coding sequence ATGTACGCCCGCCGTCGGCACATCTACTTCGCCATGATGGGGACCTGCATCGGGTTGTTCGTCCTGGCCTGGGGAGTCGTGCGTATCTGGTCGATGCCCGTGGCTGTCGGGATGTGTGTGGTGGCCATGGTCATCCCGCCGCTCGCCGCGATGGTCGCCAACCGGCGCGGCCCCGAGGACCGCTGGTGGGACGACCCCTCCGGCGACCCCAAGTCCGACGAGTGGTGGGACGAGCTGGACGGCAAGAAGCGACGCCAGTAG